The following proteins are encoded in a genomic region of Pseudomonas saponiphila:
- a CDS encoding type II toxin-antitoxin system HigB family toxin: MDILTPSRFADAAILYPNDKTGLDRCLRILRMARPKGFADLQKLFGTQGIDLFKPRAAANWVVIDVGGNNLRVIGGVNYTRQKFYVKHIYTHADYDLANAWYARNQGVKR; encoded by the coding sequence ATGGACATTCTCACGCCATCACGTTTTGCCGACGCTGCGATTTTGTATCCGAACGACAAGACCGGGCTTGATCGTTGCCTGCGGATTTTGAGGATGGCACGCCCGAAGGGCTTCGCAGACCTGCAAAAGCTTTTCGGTACGCAAGGGATCGACTTGTTCAAACCGAGAGCCGCAGCGAACTGGGTCGTGATCGACGTAGGCGGCAACAATCTCAGGGTGATCGGCGGCGTCAACTACACCCGACAGAAGTTTTACGTCAAACACATCTACACACATGCCGACTACGACCTTGCCAACGCCTGGTATGCAAGAAACCAAGGGGTAAAACGATGA
- a CDS encoding DUF6896 domain-containing protein produces MNPRLAQLIGDYQASVRCAVELMQQSAIPLPASNSDWAGLDIPQQGELTGGIRYFKHGYGCAVHLPTATVSFDFGEQGEIGGVTLSRLAGFAVNRLAQYGFTDEDELKHCFEQEVAAGSLVYSGYILYYVAAAESRPCNRVDGHTPSA; encoded by the coding sequence ATGAACCCACGCCTCGCCCAGCTTATTGGTGACTACCAGGCCAGCGTCCGCTGCGCTGTCGAATTGATGCAGCAATCCGCCATCCCCCTCCCCGCCAGCAACAGCGACTGGGCGGGGCTCGATATTCCGCAGCAAGGGGAGCTGACTGGCGGCATTCGTTACTTCAAGCACGGCTATGGCTGCGCCGTTCACCTGCCAACGGCAACGGTGAGTTTTGACTTTGGCGAGCAGGGCGAGATCGGTGGCGTCACCCTGTCCAGGCTCGCCGGCTTTGCCGTGAACCGGCTCGCGCAATACGGTTTTACCGATGAGGATGAACTCAAGCACTGCTTCGAGCAGGAAGTGGCAGCCGGCTCGCTGGTGTATTCGGGCTACATCCTTTACTACGTCGCGGCGGCCGAGTCCCGGCCATGCAACCGGGTCGATGGCCACACACCTTCAGCCTGA
- a CDS encoding class I SAM-dependent methyltransferase: protein MSPWSSTEVRGMQRRDPDRPSGWEAYYAHHTERPISLLLGAALKRLSPQASRRQAIDLGCGSGNETRGLLEAGWDVVAIDQERAAIERVNAIRAGFPGVCLETRTQQFESLATLPAASLIHAGMSIPFCHPRHFEKFWAQVRAALLPGGLFVGQLFGNRDDWAGDPSRTFHSEAQARGLFQGLDLISFEAHEYDGPSLRGSKHWHRFDVIARRPASHA, encoded by the coding sequence ATGAGTCCATGGTCTTCAACGGAGGTTCGAGGAATGCAACGGCGAGATCCAGACAGGCCGTCAGGTTGGGAAGCTTACTACGCGCACCACACAGAGCGACCGATATCATTGCTTCTAGGTGCCGCGCTCAAGCGGCTGAGCCCTCAGGCGAGCCGGCGACAGGCCATTGATCTGGGCTGTGGCAGCGGCAATGAAACCCGCGGCCTACTGGAGGCTGGCTGGGATGTCGTAGCGATTGACCAGGAGCGCGCGGCAATTGAAAGGGTCAACGCCATCCGCGCCGGCTTCCCGGGCGTCTGCTTGGAAACCCGCACGCAACAGTTTGAAAGCCTCGCGACATTGCCGGCTGCCTCGTTGATTCACGCGGGCATGTCGATACCTTTTTGTCATCCGCGGCATTTCGAGAAATTCTGGGCCCAGGTCAGGGCTGCTCTGCTGCCGGGAGGCCTCTTCGTTGGGCAACTGTTCGGCAACCGGGATGATTGGGCGGGCGACCCGTCAAGAACCTTTCATTCCGAGGCGCAGGCCCGTGGTTTGTTCCAGGGGCTAGATCTGATCAGCTTCGAGGCGCATGAATACGATGGTCCCAGCCTGCGCGGCAGCAAGCATTGGCACCGCTTTGATGTGATTGCTCGACGGCCAGCGTCCCACGCCTGA
- the istA gene encoding IS21 family transposase, translated as MAAPRVAMRNIKECLRLKFEAGLSHEKIARALQLSKGVVSKYIAAARVAGLDWPALVAMDEAALAAALFAPTSTNKPRGERVLPDVLSIHRELRRKGVTLQLLWEEYLAAHAGQPTYRYTQFVEHYRRYAQTLKRSMRQLHRAGEKLFIDYAGPTLPVVDPATGEVRRAHIFVAALGASNYTYACATPGETQVDWLTSLGQALTYFGGVPEMVVPDNPRALVAQPDRYEPGLNRATLECARHYQTVILPARPRKPQDKAKAEVAVQVVERWIMARLRHRQFFSLHALNQAIAELLEDLNRRPFKRLDGCRRDWFERLDRPALRALPVHPYEVATFKRCKVSIDYHIEVNGSFYSVPSALARQNVDVRLTAHTLEVLHGNRRVASHLLLGRRGAYSTQREHMPAAHQAHREWTPQRLLDWGARIGPYTRQLIDHQLTHKPHPEMGYRACLGLLSLARRYGNARLEAAAERAVHLRAFTGRSVRNLLQQGLDQQPLPQRAAETTLPGDHENVRGADYYQPPQQELFDDAATHPESTAPATPGRHGPRPGRAMDAAGQPQPELR; from the coding sequence ATGGCGGCGCCGCGAGTAGCCATGCGAAACATCAAAGAATGTCTGCGCCTCAAGTTTGAGGCCGGCTTGTCCCACGAGAAGATTGCCCGTGCCTTGCAGCTGTCCAAGGGCGTGGTTAGCAAGTACATCGCGGCGGCGCGGGTGGCCGGGCTGGACTGGCCGGCGCTGGTGGCCATGGACGAGGCCGCGCTGGCGGCCGCCTTGTTTGCACCGACGTCGACGAACAAGCCGCGCGGTGAGCGAGTGCTGCCCGATGTGCTGAGCATCCACCGCGAGTTGCGACGCAAGGGCGTGACCTTGCAGCTGCTGTGGGAGGAATATCTCGCCGCGCATGCGGGCCAGCCGACCTACCGCTACACCCAGTTCGTCGAGCACTACCGGCGCTACGCCCAGACGCTCAAACGTTCGATGCGTCAGCTGCACCGTGCGGGCGAGAAGCTATTCATCGACTATGCCGGGCCGACGCTGCCGGTGGTCGACCCGGCCACCGGCGAAGTGCGCCGGGCGCACATCTTCGTCGCCGCCCTGGGCGCCTCGAATTACACCTATGCCTGCGCGACGCCAGGCGAAACCCAGGTGGACTGGCTGACCTCGCTGGGCCAGGCTCTGACCTACTTTGGCGGCGTGCCGGAAATGGTTGTGCCGGACAATCCGCGCGCCCTGGTCGCCCAGCCGGATCGCTACGAGCCGGGCCTGAACCGGGCCACGCTGGAGTGCGCGCGTCATTACCAGACGGTGATCCTGCCGGCACGGCCACGCAAGCCTCAGGACAAGGCCAAGGCCGAGGTGGCGGTGCAGGTGGTCGAGCGCTGGATCATGGCGCGGCTGCGCCATCGGCAGTTCTTCAGCCTGCATGCGCTTAACCAGGCCATCGCCGAGCTGCTGGAGGATCTGAATCGGCGCCCGTTCAAGCGGCTCGATGGCTGCCGGCGCGACTGGTTCGAGCGCCTGGATCGCCCGGCCTTGCGAGCGCTGCCGGTGCATCCCTACGAGGTCGCCACCTTCAAGCGCTGCAAGGTCAGCATCGACTACCACATCGAGGTCAATGGCAGCTTCTACAGCGTGCCCTCCGCCCTGGCCCGGCAGAACGTGGACGTGCGACTGACGGCACACACCCTGGAAGTGCTGCATGGCAACCGGCGGGTGGCCAGCCACCTGCTGCTGGGGCGACGCGGCGCTTACAGTACCCAGCGCGAGCACATGCCCGCGGCGCACCAGGCGCATCGCGAATGGACGCCACAACGCCTGCTCGACTGGGGCGCGCGGATCGGCCCCTACACGCGCCAACTGATCGATCACCAACTGACCCACAAGCCGCACCCGGAGATGGGCTACCGCGCCTGCCTCGGCCTGCTCTCGCTGGCCCGGCGCTATGGCAATGCACGCCTGGAAGCCGCTGCCGAACGTGCCGTACACCTGCGCGCCTTCACCGGGCGCAGCGTGCGCAACCTGCTCCAGCAAGGCCTGGATCAACAGCCGCTGCCCCAGCGTGCCGCCGAAACGACCTTACCCGGCGACCACGAGAACGTCCGTGGCGCCGACTACTACCAACCCCCGCAACAGGAGCTGTTCGATGATGCCGCAACACACCCTGAATCAACTGCACCAGCTACGCCTGGACGGCATGGCCCGCGCCCTGGAAGAGCAATGGACGCTGCCGGCCAGCCACAGCCTGAGCTTCGATGA
- a CDS encoding helix-turn-helix domain-containing protein — translation MSEARNELQTVIATLGELHAVLERLRGEFVHGIKTPADYERATDLLDELTDGRELSKVEEKILIELEDEILAYQRHAEQFRESNAAFEATCTPVQLIKDLMETLGLTGSDLPEIGDKTAVSKVLSGDRPISHKMAYALAERFSMEPRAFVSAASGKAAPLETVRTKAKKTPAHHRVRNISRNLRPEQSADTGESKRVASKSRMHLGKAPTK, via the coding sequence ATGAGCGAAGCCCGAAACGAACTTCAAACCGTGATCGCAACGCTTGGCGAACTGCACGCGGTACTGGAGCGCCTGCGTGGTGAGTTTGTGCACGGCATCAAGACCCCCGCCGACTATGAACGTGCGACCGACCTGCTTGATGAACTCACAGACGGGCGCGAGCTGAGCAAGGTCGAAGAGAAAATTCTTATCGAACTCGAGGATGAAATCCTGGCCTACCAGCGCCACGCCGAGCAGTTTCGCGAATCGAACGCTGCTTTTGAGGCGACCTGCACCCCCGTGCAACTGATCAAGGATCTGATGGAAACGCTCGGGCTCACGGGCTCTGACCTCCCGGAAATTGGCGATAAAACAGCGGTGTCCAAGGTACTCAGTGGGGATCGCCCCATCAGTCACAAGATGGCATACGCGCTGGCAGAGCGATTTTCGATGGAGCCTAGGGCGTTCGTATCGGCAGCTTCGGGAAAGGCCGCACCACTCGAAACCGTTCGGACAAAGGCCAAGAAAACGCCAGCCCATCACCGCGTTCGCAACATCTCCAGGAACTTACGCCCAGAACAAAGTGCCGATACCGGCGAGTCCAAACGGGTAGCTTCCAAGAGCCGCATGCACTTGGGCAAAGCTCCGACCAAGTGA